The Malus domestica chromosome 10, GDT2T_hap1 nucleotide sequence CTTAACAGCAGCACGGCGGCAAAAGGCGTATGATAAGTCCCCATGACCATACTTTGGATAAATCATAGCCtcaggtgcattagtcaacctAATAAGAAGAAGAACCCCTAAAGAACTTATTTAGGGCATACAAATGTACCTAGCTTCTTATAAATATATACGCGCTGTAAGTATTGAGATAAGATACATACTGAAACCATTAGTTGAAGTATGAAACATAAcacatcaaagaaaaaaaaaacttttgagATTTTATTCAATGAATTTGATGGGACTCCACCTATTTAAACTTCCTACTTGTTTCCCCTGCTAGAGAGATGAGCTTATCTTTCATAATCATTAAGTTGATCACTAAACAGTGTACAATTTCTCAGTTTTCTATTATTCACAAGCACATCTCTTTCGTATCTATAATTAGATCATAGTTTATCTAAAACAGAACACATTTGATGGTATCAATACTGTATAGAACCAGGTTAAGAATCACTAGAATAATACtacctaaaatttaaaaatcctaCGATAGCTGGTGAGTACAAAATAGAAGGGACATAACTAACCTCGATTTCTGGTAGAGTGCTAAGCGCTCTATCCCTTCTCTTGTTTTAAGTATGCTTTTACAAAATTCCAAGTTGTCTTGATCATAGTCTACCATGGCAATGCCATATAGAATAATCCTACACACGAAAAGATGACACAAATTCTCAGCATATTGAAGATAAAAAGTATTCCGGAAGGACTACAAACTAACATGAATAATCAGACAAACTGATGCGGTGATTGTTAATATTGTTTACCCATAAATGTCATAAGTAGAAAGAACTTGAAGCTATTACATTCCTTCCTAGAGAAACGAgatgaatgaaaattaaaaaaacgaaTATTTTGTTCTGGTGTAGAGCATAAAGGCAAACAATTATTTgtagaaaaacacaaaacagaGTTCATAAATCAACTCCTTAAAAAACTGCAAAAAACAGCAAAGAGTGGTAAGGGTATCATGTGAATGCTTAAACTGCAAATAACAAACGCTCAATGGCAAAAAGTTAAGAAATaaaatatccaaaaaattaAGAGCACTTCTACCAAGACAATTAGGAACATAAACAttctgatgaaaaaaaaaatatcagaaTCATAgaattcataataaaaataaatagaggCAGGGTTTGTGATATATACGATTTTATTTTGTGTGGCAACTGCATTCTCTTTAAGAAGTCAACAAAGGGGCTCTCCAAATCTTCCTCCAAAATTTTGGAACTCTCGCTATTTTGACTCCCTTCGTCACCGCCATCAGAGGCTGCCAAGTGCTGCCAAACAAGCTTGAAGAACTTCATTAATTTGTTCTTCTCTATAAGGCTTAGGCTCTTGTCCTTAAATATTGCTCCTCGAGAATCTGGAACATTCCATAACTGCCCTTTCCCATCAAGAATGAAGTTCGCATCAATGCTCTTAACTTGGTGATACACACCTGATTTCAAAATAAGGTCAATGGCTTTGTCAgcacaaaagaaaaccctaggcCCGCCAAGATCAATGGTGAATCTTTCAGGTTGATGTTTTGCAAGGATTTCAGGGGCATAGGTGGCAATCTCCATGTTGGAGTATAACAACTGGGGGTTGAGGTCCAAAACGGTGTAGTCATGGTCAATACTTGTAGGGGTCATATTGGCGCTGGCAGTAGAGGATGGAGTAGCATGGGAATGTATGAAGGAGGTGAAATCATTGAGATGAAGAGAGGCAAAGTGACTGCCATAAGAGTTGTAAGGGTCAAGCTGGAGGACAGTTTTTCCGGCAGCAGAAGCTGCGGCAGCAATTACTGATCCAAGGAGACCCGTTCCAATAATAATAAGGTCAAATGTAGCGGGTTCGATGGGATCATCAGAAGAAAATGTTCTCATGGCTGTGTGAAAACGTTTCAAACTTGTCAGAGTCAACTAAAAGTCCCGCCTTTGCAAGGACTAACAACAGGAGTGTCTCAGCACACTAAAATGCACAATATAAGCAAACCacctataaaaaataaaaataattattatagaCCAAATAAAAAGAACGCTCAATGCTAATAATACTGTTGGAGAACAAGCACATATATTTTTGAAAAGTACAAGGGCGAACCTTGGAGCAACGGAAAGGTTGCTCTTTTGTGACCAAAAGGTCACGGGTTCAAGTCGTGAAGACAGCCGCTTTGCAAAGCAAGGGTAAGGTTGCATACAATAGATGTCCCCCCGGTGACCCTTGCAAAGCGGGGAGCCTTGTTGGCTTGATCGCCCTTTTACTTTTGGGTACTAATCAGGCACGTCTTGACTCTCGGGATTTGAAAATGGGGTGGGCTGAACTTTTTCCAAATTGTCCCAGTTCATAAAATTTCAGTAACACAACCAAAAAGCTGCAATCTGTAACCAAGATCAATCTAGTAACACTACTAAAAACCCGAAATCTGCCCACAAAATAGATGATGACAGCATCTACGACTACGGGAATCGTCATTAAGCGTCATCCGTTGCCTTTCCTCAAGCCAACACAATGACATGACTTTTTTGATAATTCAATATCCTATCATATTGCATCACAACTGAACTGAATGAACAAAACTCTCAGTATACAGACCCCTTCAAACATTCGATTAAACACCATGATATTATACACTTTACGTAAATTTCACAAACCTTAACGCTAGAGTAAACAACagctaaaaccctaattcctaaatcaGTACCTAATAAATCTCAGAAATtattgcaagaaaaaaaaataagagtagaagaagaggaggaaaaggaaagaggaagaaagaaaatagagaGAGGGCGCAGAAGAAGGCGACTTACATATGGAAGGGTCGGAGTGAATAGAAGAAATCCAGCAAATCAGTCTCAGAAAGCGGAGTCCTCGATTCTTTCCAAAAATCATACAACGGcgggaaagagaagaagaaagatggaGGGAATAAAAAGGGAAATTGGGTTCAGCCTTTCAGGCCCGTAAGGATGGGCACAGTTTGATTAAGTGGGGTTCTGagtgaaattgaaattgaaattgaaactttttaCGGTTTGATTCAGTGTAATTTTGAagttaaaattaaaatgaaatcaaatcgtttggtttgatttggtaCGATTttaaacggtttcggtttgatttcaaatcatttatatacaaaatgagaaaaaaaaaaatctcttacCTTCCTCTCTCCCCCTGAatattataaagaaaaaattgttgTAGAATTAGTGGGTGAATGCCCACTCAAGGGAATATAAAGACTTAGGAATAGTGTTTGGTACTTTCAAAAGTATCGTCATTGTATTTGGATGGTTGTAGTTACAgaagttgctctataaatagagcactctgTGTGCTAGCTAAAAGTACACTGCAAAAGAAAGCAAGAGAAATAATATCAGTATCTATCACCTCCTCTGCAATAATTTTGTGTTATAGTTACAGTGCAATATTTTACACCTGCTTCACTCATATCCTTAGCAAAGGTTATCTCTATAACTTttacctatttataacacgttatcagcatgatTCTCTAAACTTAACTAGTTCCATCTCCCAtcatcaaaaaattaaaaaaaatgctttGTCCAAGGGTTTTCatgttcttcttcctcctctgccTCATCTGCATGATATACCCTCGCAAAGAACTCCTACCACCATGCCTGCTTCTCGTTCTCAATTTAACAAttacttatatctttgatttcttgtttggtgtagttCCTGATTACTAACCCAgttatttatgttaatttta carries:
- the LOC103445127 gene encoding rab escort protein 1-like isoform X2; this encodes MRTFSSDDPIEPATFDLIIIGTGLLGSVIAAAASAAGKTVLQLDPYNSYGSHFASLHLNDFTSFIHSHATPSSTASANMTPTSIDHDYTVLDLNPQLLYSNMEIATYAPEILAKHQPERFTIDLGGPRVFFCADKAIDLILKSGVYHQVKSIDANFILDGKGQLWNVPDSRGAIFKDKSLSLIEKNKLMKFFKLVWQHLAASDGGDEGSQNSESSKILEEDLESPFVDFLKRMQLPHKIKSIILYGIAMVDYDQDNLEFCKSILKTREGIERLALYQKSRLTNAPEAMIYPKYGHGDLSYAFCRRAAVKGCVYAERVPVSVLMDKHSEQYKGVRLSTGQDLFSHHLVLDPTFKFPLPPASSPPDLSASLKDDKGKVARGICITTSSMKPDISNCFLVYPPGSLYPEQRTSIRAIQIAGSSAEVCPKGMFMLYFSALCDDAEQGKRSLHAAMNALLTLPVSGNRHGSTVHSEDAEKKPTLVWSTLYIQELIMDQHEYFISTPMPDGNLNYNDLIDATAESFHRIYPDEEFFPLTSSARSLEDDCGLVLEN
- the LOC103445127 gene encoding rab escort protein 1-like isoform X1, producing MIFGKNRGLRFLRLICWISSIHSDPSISMRTFSSDDPIEPATFDLIIIGTGLLGSVIAAAASAAGKTVLQLDPYNSYGSHFASLHLNDFTSFIHSHATPSSTASANMTPTSIDHDYTVLDLNPQLLYSNMEIATYAPEILAKHQPERFTIDLGGPRVFFCADKAIDLILKSGVYHQVKSIDANFILDGKGQLWNVPDSRGAIFKDKSLSLIEKNKLMKFFKLVWQHLAASDGGDEGSQNSESSKILEEDLESPFVDFLKRMQLPHKIKSIILYGIAMVDYDQDNLEFCKSILKTREGIERLALYQKSRLTNAPEAMIYPKYGHGDLSYAFCRRAAVKGCVYAERVPVSVLMDKHSEQYKGVRLSTGQDLFSHHLVLDPTFKFPLPPASSPPDLSASLKDDKGKVARGICITTSSMKPDISNCFLVYPPGSLYPEQRTSIRAIQIAGSSAEVCPKGMFMLYFSALCDDAEQGKRSLHAAMNALLTLPVSGNRHGSTVHSEDAEKKPTLVWSTLYIQELIMDQHEYFISTPMPDGNLNYNDLIDATAESFHRIYPDEEFFPLTSSARSLEDDCGLVLEN